One segment of Pseudobythopirellula maris DNA contains the following:
- a CDS encoding response regulator, whose translation MPDKHRILIADDNEPNVELLEAYLAGLKIDGVAVDIEVAVDGQDTLDKVAAFKPHVLLLDVMMPKLSGFEVCQKLKADTTTPNVMVLMVTALNELGDIERAVEAGTDDFLSKPVNKVELVKRVENMLRLSSVTDEVERLRQYIEEMETRSEQSSAS comes from the coding sequence ATGCCAGACAAACACCGCATCCTGATCGCCGACGACAACGAGCCGAACGTCGAGCTCCTTGAGGCCTATCTCGCGGGCCTCAAGATCGACGGCGTGGCCGTCGACATTGAGGTCGCCGTCGACGGTCAAGACACGCTCGACAAGGTCGCCGCGTTCAAGCCGCACGTGCTGCTCTTGGACGTGATGATGCCCAAGCTCAGCGGGTTCGAGGTCTGCCAGAAACTCAAGGCCGACACGACCACGCCGAACGTCATGGTGCTGATGGTTACGGCGCTCAACGAGCTGGGCGACATCGAGCGCGCCGTCGAGGCGGGGACCGACGACTTCCTCTCCAAGCCGGTCAACAAGGTGGAACTCGTCAAGCGAGTCGAGAACATGCTGCGCTTGAGCAGCGTGACCGACGAGGTCGAGCGTCTCAGGCAGTACATCGAAGAGATGGAGACCCGCTCGGAGCAGTCGTCCGCGTCCTGA
- a CDS encoding serine hydroxymethyltransferase, which translates to MNFIEANDPQVWSAISDEITRQQDGLEMIASENYTSPAVQQALGSVLTNKYAEGYPGRRYYGGCEHVDMIEDLARDRAKELFGAEFANVQPHAGSQANSAVYLALLEPGDTVLGLDLAHGGHLTHGMKLNVSGMLYNFHSYGVRKEDCRIDFDQVAKLAREHKPKLIIAGASAYPREIPHGKFKEIADEVGAKLMVDMAHYAGLVAAKLHDDPVKVADVVTTTVHKTLRGPRSGMILAKKEYAKVLNSRVFPGTQGGPLMHAIAGKAICFGEALRPEFKVYIQQVIDNAKVLADTLMAGGLNLVSGGTDNHLMLVDVTPLGIGGKAAETALDRCGVTVNMNMIPFDERKPMDPSGVRIGTPALTTRGMGEDEMRTVGAWMLESLKNPEDDAKHATIREQVKELCSQFPVPAAALDAEPQVAS; encoded by the coding sequence GTGAACTTTATTGAAGCGAACGACCCGCAGGTTTGGTCCGCCATCTCCGACGAGATCACCCGCCAGCAAGACGGGCTGGAGATGATCGCCAGCGAGAACTACACCAGCCCCGCCGTGCAGCAGGCCTTGGGAAGCGTGCTGACGAACAAGTACGCCGAGGGCTACCCCGGCCGCCGCTACTACGGCGGCTGCGAGCACGTCGACATGATCGAAGACCTGGCCCGCGACCGCGCCAAGGAGCTGTTCGGCGCCGAGTTCGCCAACGTCCAGCCGCACGCCGGCTCGCAGGCCAACTCGGCCGTCTACCTCGCCCTGCTCGAGCCGGGCGACACGGTGCTGGGGCTCGACCTGGCCCACGGCGGCCACCTGACGCACGGCATGAAGCTCAACGTCTCGGGCATGCTCTACAACTTCCACAGCTACGGCGTGCGGAAGGAAGACTGCCGCATCGACTTCGACCAGGTCGCCAAGCTCGCCCGTGAGCACAAGCCGAAGCTCATCATCGCCGGCGCCAGCGCCTACCCGCGCGAGATCCCGCACGGCAAGTTCAAAGAAATCGCCGACGAGGTGGGCGCCAAGCTGATGGTCGACATGGCGCACTACGCCGGGTTGGTCGCCGCCAAGCTGCACGACGACCCGGTGAAGGTGGCCGACGTCGTGACGACCACCGTCCACAAGACGCTCCGCGGCCCGCGCTCCGGCATGATCCTGGCGAAGAAAGAGTACGCCAAGGTGCTCAACAGCCGCGTGTTCCCCGGCACGCAGGGCGGCCCGCTGATGCACGCCATCGCCGGCAAGGCGATCTGCTTCGGCGAGGCCCTCCGGCCCGAGTTCAAGGTCTACATCCAGCAGGTGATCGACAACGCCAAGGTGCTGGCCGACACGCTGATGGCGGGCGGCTTGAACCTGGTGAGCGGCGGCACCGACAACCACCTGATGCTGGTGGACGTCACGCCGCTCGGCATCGGCGGCAAGGCGGCCGAGACCGCCCTGGATCGCTGCGGCGTCACGGTGAACATGAACATGATCCCGTTCGACGAGCGCAAGCCGATGGACCCCTCGGGCGTGCGGATCGGCACCCCGGCGCTCACCACCCGCGGCATGGGCGAGGACGAGATGCGCACCGTCGGCGCGTGGATGCTCGAATCGCTCAAGAACCCCGAAGACGACGCCAAGCACGCCACGATCCGCGAGCAGGTCAAAGAGCTTTGCTCGCAGTTCCCCGTGCCGGCGGCGGCGCTCGACGCCGAGCCACAGGTCGCCTCCTAG
- a CDS encoding biotin/lipoyl-binding protein, with translation MATLTQSLVSSSSRRLAVRARPDLTAQKQRYQGRTYWVVKDPVALQYFRFEEEEFAILQMLDGELSLDEVAERFEAEFPPQTIRSEELQHFIGTLHRNGLVLADAGGQGEQLKKRRDERRKKETLAKFSNVLAIKFKGIDPDWLLSALYPWVAWFFTKAALYGCLTIVAAAAALVLVQFDVFQSKLPEFDTFFSAQNWLLVGAVVVVTKTMHEFGHGLSCKHFGGECHEMGLMLLVLTPCPYCNVSDSWMLPSRWHRMAIGAAGMYVEVVLASICTFVWWFTEPGLLNYLCLYVMFVSSVSTILFNANPLLRYDGYYILSDYLEIPNLRQKASSILSRKLGKWCLGLEEPEDPFLPKSNQAFFALFTVASALYRWVVVLSILYFLNKVFEPYGLKVLGQLIACTAVWGLVGQPVWKLYKYFKVPGRIHKVKRLPLAITLLVVAAAFSAVAFVPLPSAVYCPMTIAAHDAESVYVEAPGLLEEVFVKSGDLVEAGQPLARLVNESIDLEVVRLEGQIAVTEAQIAALRASSYQDTRASARIDPALKSLKSAQEQLAQQLRDKERLVLHAPIAGRVIPPTYVTPPGKSVKELPAWHGTPLDQRNLGASLEVGVRFCQIGDPRRLEARLAIEQNDIDLVSEDQQVEMMLRQSTDLAYLGKIESLSRVEMPATPPRLSSLSGGDVPTQADDSGTPKPLTPHFEAIVPLTDYDRLDDDGKRAHELMRVGLVGEAKIHIKPRTLAQRLWRYMTRTFNFEL, from the coding sequence ATGGCCACTCTCACCCAAAGCCTCGTCTCGAGCAGCAGCAGGCGGCTGGCGGTGCGGGCGCGGCCCGACCTCACGGCCCAGAAGCAGCGCTACCAAGGCCGCACTTACTGGGTGGTCAAAGACCCCGTGGCGCTGCAGTACTTCCGCTTCGAGGAAGAGGAGTTCGCCATCCTGCAGATGCTCGACGGCGAGTTGAGCCTGGACGAGGTCGCCGAGCGGTTCGAGGCCGAGTTCCCGCCGCAGACGATCCGCAGCGAGGAACTGCAGCACTTTATCGGCACGCTGCACCGCAACGGCTTGGTGCTGGCCGACGCCGGCGGCCAGGGCGAGCAGCTCAAGAAACGCCGCGACGAACGCCGCAAGAAGGAGACGCTCGCCAAGTTCTCCAACGTGCTGGCGATCAAGTTCAAGGGCATCGACCCCGACTGGCTGCTCAGCGCTCTTTACCCGTGGGTGGCGTGGTTTTTCACTAAGGCGGCGCTCTACGGCTGCCTGACAATCGTCGCGGCCGCGGCCGCCTTGGTGCTCGTACAGTTCGACGTGTTCCAGTCCAAGCTGCCGGAGTTCGACACGTTCTTCTCGGCTCAAAACTGGCTGCTGGTGGGGGCGGTCGTCGTCGTGACCAAGACGATGCACGAGTTCGGCCACGGGCTCTCGTGCAAGCACTTCGGCGGCGAGTGCCACGAGATGGGGCTCATGCTGCTGGTGCTCACGCCGTGCCCCTACTGCAACGTGAGCGACTCGTGGATGCTGCCGAGCCGCTGGCACCGGATGGCGATCGGCGCGGCCGGCATGTACGTCGAGGTTGTGCTGGCCTCGATCTGCACGTTCGTCTGGTGGTTCACCGAGCCGGGGCTGCTCAACTACCTCTGCCTGTACGTCATGTTCGTCAGCTCGGTGAGCACGATCCTGTTCAACGCAAACCCACTGCTGCGATACGACGGCTACTACATTCTCAGCGACTACCTCGAGATCCCCAACCTGCGGCAGAAGGCGAGCTCGATCCTCAGCCGCAAGCTCGGCAAGTGGTGCCTCGGGCTCGAGGAGCCCGAAGACCCGTTCCTGCCCAAGAGCAACCAGGCGTTCTTCGCGCTGTTCACCGTGGCGTCGGCTCTTTACCGCTGGGTCGTTGTGCTATCGATTCTCTACTTCCTCAACAAGGTGTTCGAGCCTTACGGGCTCAAGGTGCTCGGCCAGCTGATCGCCTGCACCGCGGTGTGGGGCCTCGTGGGCCAGCCGGTCTGGAAGCTCTACAAGTACTTCAAGGTTCCCGGGAGGATCCACAAGGTGAAGCGACTGCCCCTGGCGATCACCCTGCTCGTTGTCGCGGCGGCCTTCTCGGCCGTGGCGTTCGTGCCGCTGCCGTCGGCCGTTTACTGCCCGATGACGATCGCCGCGCACGACGCCGAGAGTGTTTACGTCGAGGCCCCCGGCCTGCTCGAGGAGGTCTTCGTCAAATCGGGCGACCTGGTCGAGGCGGGGCAGCCTCTCGCCCGGCTGGTGAACGAGTCGATCGACCTGGAGGTCGTGCGTCTGGAGGGGCAGATCGCGGTGACCGAGGCGCAGATCGCCGCGCTGCGCGCCAGCAGCTACCAAGACACCCGCGCCTCGGCGCGAATCGACCCCGCGCTCAAGAGCCTCAAGTCGGCCCAGGAGCAGCTCGCTCAGCAGCTGCGCGACAAGGAGCGGCTGGTGCTCCATGCGCCGATCGCCGGCCGGGTGATCCCGCCGACATACGTGACCCCTCCCGGCAAGAGCGTCAAGGAGTTGCCCGCCTGGCACGGCACGCCGCTCGACCAGCGGAACCTCGGCGCGTCGCTTGAGGTGGGCGTGCGGTTCTGCCAGATCGGCGACCCGCGTCGGCTCGAGGCGCGGCTCGCCATCGAGCAGAACGACATCGACCTGGTGAGCGAGGACCAGCAAGTCGAGATGATGCTCCGGCAGTCGACCGACTTGGCGTACCTGGGCAAGATCGAGAGCCTCTCGCGTGTCGAGATGCCCGCCACGCCGCCGCGGCTCTCGAGCCTGTCGGGCGGCGACGTGCCGACCCAGGCCGACGACAGCGGCACACCCAAGCCGCTCACCCCCCACTTCGAGGCGATCGTGCCGCTCACCGATTACGACCGCCTCGACGACGACGGCAAGCGGGCCCACGAGCTGATGCGCGTCGGCCTAGTGGGCGAGGCCAAGATCCACATCAAACCACGCACGTTGGCCCAGCGCCTATGGCGTTACATGACAAGGACGTTCAACTTCGAGCTGTGA
- a CDS encoding efflux RND transporter periplasmic adaptor subunit, whose amino-acid sequence MNTATMRTAAARLPVLLLLLLPARAAVAQQFGLPAGPDGGAPIAAPGEGGHPRIGRCLIGLVDDVELPAPEPGVLTYLGVKLGDYVRAEQEIAKIDDSEVRQQFEVAVLAYNAANKRANDDIEERYSAAAARVAFADLQELKDANASVVKAVTNTDIRRAELEFDRSKLGAEKARNEQILAGYDAQTKRAELKLAELARERRIVRAPFDGQVIEILRDQQEWVSPGDTIVRVIRRDTLQAEGRLYFDDYDPRQVDGCEVTVSVNVGPGDPIEATGRIVHIHPVAEYDGRPMFRVRAEIANRQEDGRWLIMPQMFADMTIHLDTGGVAAARR is encoded by the coding sequence ATGAACACCGCCACGATGCGAACGGCTGCCGCCCGGCTGCCGGTGTTGCTGCTGCTCTTGCTGCCCGCCCGCGCTGCGGTTGCGCAGCAGTTCGGCTTGCCGGCGGGCCCCGATGGCGGGGCGCCCATAGCGGCGCCCGGCGAAGGTGGCCACCCGCGGATCGGGCGTTGCTTGATCGGTCTGGTGGACGATGTCGAGCTGCCCGCTCCGGAGCCGGGGGTGCTCACCTACCTGGGGGTCAAGCTCGGCGATTACGTCCGTGCCGAGCAAGAGATCGCCAAGATCGACGACAGCGAGGTGCGACAGCAGTTCGAGGTCGCGGTGCTCGCTTACAACGCCGCCAATAAACGCGCAAACGATGACATCGAGGAACGCTACTCCGCCGCCGCGGCCCGGGTCGCCTTCGCCGATCTGCAAGAGCTCAAGGACGCCAACGCGTCGGTCGTCAAAGCCGTGACCAACACCGACATCCGCCGCGCCGAGCTGGAGTTCGACCGCTCGAAGCTCGGCGCCGAGAAGGCTCGCAACGAGCAGATCCTCGCCGGCTACGACGCCCAGACCAAGCGCGCCGAGCTCAAGCTCGCCGAACTCGCCCGCGAGCGCCGCATCGTGCGGGCGCCGTTCGACGGCCAAGTGATCGAGATCCTCCGCGACCAGCAGGAGTGGGTCTCGCCGGGCGACACGATCGTGCGGGTCATTCGTCGCGACACGCTGCAAGCCGAGGGCCGGCTCTACTTTGACGACTACGACCCGCGTCAGGTCGACGGCTGCGAGGTGACCGTCTCGGTCAACGTGGGCCCCGGAGACCCCATCGAGGCCACCGGCCGCATCGTCCACATCCACCCGGTGGCCGAGTACGACGGCCGGCCGATGTTCCGCGTGCGCGCCGAGATCGCCAACCGCCAGGAAGACGGCCGCTGGCTGATCATGCCGCAGATGTTCGCCGACATGACGATCCATCTGGACACCGGCGGGGTGGCGGCGGCGCGGCGCTGA
- a CDS encoding efflux RND transporter periplasmic adaptor subunit has protein sequence MSTSDYTNQPDASSSTASVDADAVQRAKREITGIVQQISEMSRDDISPEVYYDKFLNKVVSALAAPGGAVWTLSDTGAFQLTYQINLRETGLAQNPIGQAQHGRLLQQVLKGDEGTIISPHSGAAGGLDTEDENAAANPTDFLLVLAPVHNDEGPQGVVEVFQRPGGRSQVQRGYLRFLQQTCDLAGDYLRGRRLRHLADKQTLWEQLEAFTRTAHEKLDTRETAYSIANEGRRLIGADRVTVAVKRGGRVRIDAVSGMDVPDSRSNVMTMLTKVARAVAKTGEEVWYTGDTSDLAPQVERTLEAYVDESHTKAMAILPLTRGDGDVDPTPDDPESRRHKPPEVIGVLIVEQMVDATPPEGFSQRVDVVRSHSSTALSNALEHESLFLMPLWKALGKSTWMFRARTLPKTILITAAIVGAIVASLVVPRDFALEGDGKLRPLEMHNVFAKTSGDVVAVYAEHEQQVIEGQTLVELRSLDLEQEQTALRGKISETQSEWHSLDRETLSGRGVNASERNQKSSRITQLTEQLNNLRIQQGVLDEKQRQLTVKSPIAGKVITWKVDEQLRGRPVTQGQVLMEVANPEGEWILEISMPDKRMGHITQALSESGGELPVSFLLATTTETPLEGVLHAKGVAATAEVRGEEGNTVLLTVEFDQEKFRSLIANPKVGAEVKAKVHCGQRPLAYVYLHDLIDFIRSKILFRL, from the coding sequence GTGAGCACCTCCGACTACACCAATCAGCCCGACGCCTCTTCGTCGACCGCCTCGGTCGACGCCGACGCGGTGCAACGCGCCAAGCGCGAGATCACGGGCATCGTGCAGCAGATCAGCGAGATGTCGCGCGACGACATCTCGCCCGAGGTCTACTACGACAAGTTTCTGAACAAGGTGGTCTCCGCTTTGGCGGCGCCGGGCGGGGCGGTGTGGACCCTCTCCGACACCGGCGCGTTTCAGCTCACCTACCAGATCAACCTGCGGGAGACCGGCCTCGCCCAGAATCCCATCGGCCAGGCGCAGCACGGCCGTTTACTGCAGCAGGTGCTCAAGGGCGACGAGGGGACAATCATCTCCCCCCACTCCGGCGCCGCCGGCGGTCTCGACACCGAAGACGAGAACGCGGCCGCCAACCCGACCGACTTCCTGCTCGTGCTGGCGCCGGTGCACAACGACGAGGGCCCGCAGGGCGTGGTCGAGGTGTTCCAGCGCCCCGGCGGACGCTCGCAAGTGCAGCGCGGCTACCTGCGGTTCTTGCAGCAAACCTGCGACCTGGCGGGCGACTACTTGCGCGGCCGCCGACTGCGGCACCTGGCCGACAAGCAAACCTTGTGGGAGCAGCTCGAGGCTTTCACCCGCACGGCCCACGAAAAACTCGACACCCGCGAAACCGCCTACTCGATCGCCAACGAAGGCCGCCGGCTGATCGGCGCCGACCGGGTGACCGTGGCGGTCAAACGCGGCGGGCGGGTCCGCATCGATGCGGTCAGCGGCATGGACGTGCCCGACTCGCGGTCGAACGTGATGACCATGCTCACGAAGGTCGCCCGCGCGGTGGCCAAGACCGGCGAAGAGGTCTGGTACACCGGCGACACGAGCGACCTGGCCCCGCAGGTCGAACGCACACTCGAGGCGTACGTCGACGAGTCGCACACCAAGGCGATGGCGATCCTGCCGCTCACCCGCGGCGACGGCGACGTGGACCCCACGCCGGACGACCCCGAGTCGCGCCGCCACAAGCCGCCCGAGGTGATCGGCGTGCTGATCGTCGAGCAGATGGTCGACGCCACCCCGCCCGAGGGCTTCTCTCAGCGGGTCGACGTGGTGCGGTCGCACAGCAGCACGGCGCTCTCGAACGCGCTAGAGCACGAGAGCCTGTTTCTCATGCCGCTCTGGAAGGCGCTCGGCAAGTCGACCTGGATGTTCCGCGCCCGCACGCTGCCGAAGACGATCTTGATCACGGCCGCGATCGTGGGCGCCATTGTCGCCTCGCTGGTTGTGCCGCGCGACTTCGCGCTCGAGGGCGACGGCAAGCTCCGCCCGCTCGAGATGCACAACGTGTTCGCCAAGACGAGCGGCGACGTGGTGGCGGTTTACGCCGAGCACGAGCAGCAAGTGATCGAGGGGCAAACGCTCGTCGAGCTCCGCAGCCTCGACCTGGAGCAGGAGCAGACCGCCCTGCGCGGCAAGATCAGCGAGACCCAGAGCGAGTGGCACTCGCTGGATCGCGAGACGCTCAGCGGCCGGGGGGTTAACGCCAGCGAACGCAATCAGAAGTCGAGCCGCATCACGCAGCTGACCGAGCAACTGAACAACCTCCGGATCCAGCAGGGGGTTCTCGACGAGAAGCAGCGCCAGCTGACGGTCAAGAGCCCGATCGCCGGCAAGGTGATCACCTGGAAGGTCGACGAGCAGCTCCGCGGACGGCCCGTGACCCAGGGCCAAGTGCTGATGGAGGTGGCCAACCCCGAGGGCGAGTGGATCCTCGAGATCAGCATGCCCGACAAGCGGATGGGCCACATCACCCAAGCGCTAAGCGAGTCGGGCGGCGAGCTTCCCGTGAGCTTCCTGCTCGCCACAACGACCGAGACCCCGCTCGAGGGAGTGCTGCACGCCAAGGGCGTTGCGGCCACGGCCGAGGTTCGCGGCGAAGAGGGCAACACGGTGCTGCTGACCGTCGAATTCGACCAAGAGAAGTTCCGCTCGCTGATCGCGAACCCCAAAGTCGGCGCCGAGGTGAAGGCCAAGGTCCACTGCGGGCAGAGGCCTCTCGCTTATGTTTATTTGCACGACCTGATCGACTTTATCCGCTCGAAAATCCTTTTCCGGCTGTAG
- the infA gene encoding translation initiation factor IF-1, whose protein sequence is MAKQKEEALEVEGVVTQALANTRFRVEIEGGHIVNVHVAGRMRKHFIRIVPGDKVRVELSPYDLTKGRITYRER, encoded by the coding sequence ATGGCGAAGCAGAAGGAAGAAGCACTCGAAGTCGAGGGCGTGGTCACCCAGGCCTTGGCGAACACCCGTTTCCGGGTCGAGATCGAGGGTGGACACATTGTGAACGTGCACGTCGCTGGCCGCATGCGGAAGCACTTCATCCGTATTGTCCCGGGCGACAAGGTCCGGGTCGAGCTCTCCCCGTACGACCTGACCAAGGGTCGGATCACCTACCGCGAGCGCTAA
- the lysA gene encoding diaminopimelate decarboxylase, translating into MTTTAAQFPITLDTIAGLSIAELAEQFGTPFYAYDAAKIVERIDDLAPFDVVRFAQKACSNLAILAWVRKHGVVVDAVSAGEVRRALAAGYDATEPMPGQPGTRQIVYTADLFDREALDLVVEHDLPVNCGSPQMIDQYGERCQALGRERGVTLRINPGFGHGHSQKTNTGGEQSKHGIWHEQVADCVERAAKWGLSIEGLHMHIGSGTDLEHLGQVCGAMEKIALEVGPSVHSISAGGGLPTPYRDGDARVEIAGYHKLWDATRDRLAEAFGHAVSLEIEPGRYLTAESGSLVAEVRTVKQMGSNLYYLVDAGFNNLARPILYGSYHPMAICHTDPAHAAGGEQDAIVGGPLCESGDIFTQEEGGFVSARRLPHAEVGDLLVIGCAGAYGYVMSSNYNSKPMAPEVMIVGGKAELIRERQTFEDIVRGENVPQWD; encoded by the coding sequence ATGACCACGACCGCCGCCCAGTTTCCCATCACGCTCGACACGATCGCCGGCCTGTCGATCGCCGAACTGGCCGAGCAGTTCGGCACGCCGTTCTACGCCTACGACGCGGCAAAGATTGTCGAGCGGATCGACGACCTGGCGCCCTTCGACGTGGTGCGGTTCGCCCAGAAGGCTTGCTCGAACCTGGCCATCCTCGCCTGGGTCCGCAAGCACGGCGTGGTGGTCGACGCGGTGAGCGCCGGCGAGGTTCGCCGCGCCCTGGCCGCCGGTTACGATGCCACCGAGCCGATGCCGGGCCAGCCCGGCACGCGGCAGATCGTCTACACGGCCGACCTGTTCGATCGCGAGGCGCTCGACTTGGTGGTCGAGCACGACCTGCCGGTCAACTGCGGCTCGCCCCAGATGATCGACCAGTACGGCGAGCGCTGCCAGGCGCTCGGCCGCGAGCGCGGCGTGACGCTGCGGATTAATCCTGGATTCGGCCACGGCCACAGCCAGAAGACCAACACCGGCGGCGAGCAGTCGAAGCACGGCATCTGGCACGAGCAGGTGGCCGACTGCGTGGAGCGCGCCGCGAAGTGGGGCCTCTCGATCGAGGGCCTGCACATGCACATCGGCTCCGGGACCGACCTGGAGCACCTCGGTCAGGTGTGCGGCGCGATGGAGAAGATCGCTCTGGAGGTGGGTCCGTCGGTCCACTCGATCAGCGCTGGCGGCGGCCTGCCGACGCCCTACCGCGACGGCGACGCCCGGGTCGAGATCGCCGGCTACCACAAGCTGTGGGACGCCACCCGCGACCGGCTCGCCGAGGCCTTCGGCCACGCCGTGAGCCTCGAGATCGAGCCGGGCCGCTACCTCACGGCCGAGTCGGGATCGCTCGTGGCCGAGGTGCGGACGGTCAAGCAGATGGGCTCGAACCTCTACTACTTGGTCGACGCCGGCTTCAACAACCTCGCCCGGCCGATCCTGTACGGCTCGTACCACCCGATGGCGATATGCCACACCGACCCGGCCCACGCCGCGGGCGGGGAGCAAGACGCGATCGTCGGCGGCCCGCTCTGCGAGTCGGGCGACATCTTCACCCAGGAGGAGGGGGGCTTCGTCAGCGCCCGCCGCTTGCCCCACGCCGAGGTGGGCGACCTGCTGGTGATCGGCTGCGCGGGCGCCTACGGCTACGTGATGAGCAGCAATTACAACAGCAAGCCGATGGCTCCCGAAGTGATGATCGTGGGGGGCAAGGCAGAGCTGATCCGCGAGCGGCAGACCTTCGAGGACATCGTCCGCGGCGAGAACGTTCCCCAGTGGGACTGA